A region of the Argonema galeatum A003/A1 genome:
TCAAATCAGGAATTGATGAGTCGTTTGGAGAGTCTCGAAGCTAAGTCAAAATCAAGCTAACCAGCAACCTGTTGAGAATCAGAGGTTGAACGAAGCGGAGTCGGCGACAACCCGGCTTCGTTGAAATCCTCATGCTTAAAATTTTATGATGACGATTTTTTGAGTGGTTATCTACGTATTAATACTTAGATAAGTTTAGCATAGCATTGAAAAGGTAGCTTTTAAATCGCTATTAATCTTATTTTTATTTAATCTTCAAAGTATTTTTACATAATCATGGCAATAAATTATACTTTAGTTACGGCTTTACTTAGAGCCTTAGTTCGAGCGATCGTCTTTAAGGATCGTGGCAGAAAAAGAGCGATCGCACATAAAAGCTTTAACAACCGTAGAGATTATATGAAGATATGAAGAAGCTGGAGTCTTTTACTAGACAGAGCCTTGAGCCTTTGTATAGAGTGTAAATAACAAAGGTTCAGTCAGAACTGAGCTTGCGAACAAACAGCCTAAAGCATAAGTGACAAGCTGTTCGCCGAGGGGCTAACCCCCCTGTGATTAGAAACACAAGGTTGTCGTGACAGGCTACAACTTCTCAAGGACAATTTAGTCACATCATTATCGTGTTCCAGAGTAACGGTTAACGGAGTAAATTAAGATGTTAAATTCCAAACTTACAATTTCAGCGCTTAAGCATCTAACATTAGGTGTATCCGCATTAGCCCTAGTTGCAGCAGGCCAAATCTCTAGAGCAGATGCAGCATCAATTCAATTCACTGGTACAGGAACTAACCCAGCCTCCGGTGGAGCTAGCAATGCTTTAGGGGCATCAGTTCTATTTGACGATCTGCTAAACCCAGGCAAATTGACCATTACCCTGACGAATACTGGCCCAGGTGCAAGCGTTCCTTCTGACGTACTAACTTCAGTTTTCTGGGACTATAATGGCACAGCCTTCAGTGGTTTATCCCTGGATTCAGCAACAGCACCAACCGTAGTTGGTGGCACTCCTGGCACTAATGTCAATCTTAAAGCTCTCGATGAATGGAAATTGCCAAATACTGGCAATGGTACAACAAACCTCCCTGGCATAACCCAAAACTATGGTTTAGGTACTGCTGGCTTAGGTATTTTCCAAGGCGGTGGCGGTCAGCAATTTAATTACGCGATCATCAGCGGTTACGATAATCCAAATCCGGCTGTATCAGGCGGGACTTTTGTTAAAAATGCTGCTACTTTCGTTTTATCAGGTCTGCCCAGTGGCTTTGATATCAGCAAACTTGGTAACGTTCGCTTCCAATACGGTACAAACCTTTCAGAACCCAGCTTTGTAGCTAGTTCGATGAATTATACTGGCAACCCCACCCCCCCACCACCACCCCCAACAGGCGGCGGTGGCGGTGGCCCAACCAAGATTCCCGAACCCAGCACAGTAATGGGACTATTATTAGCTGGTGCGGCTGGTATCCGGTTAACCAAGAAACAGCTTAACTCTGTCAAAGCTTAATCGCCAAAGTTTTCGGTTGAAATTGAGATAAAAAAAGGGGTTAGAAGTGCAAAACGCTTCTGACCCTTTTTTTTATTTTGGTGGGTGGGCGGTGTCAAGAAGATCGTAAAATTAAGAAATATTGCTGAATGCTTGAGGAAAACATGGCCGCTAACATAGAAATCTATACCTGGAGAACTTGTCCCTTCTGCATCCGCGCCAAGGCTTTGCTAAAACAAAAGGGGGTGGAGTTCACCGAATACAGCATTGATGGAGATTGGGAAGCAAAGGCAAAAATGAGTGAACGCGCCAACGGTCGCACTTCTGTACCTCAGATTTTTATCAACGATCAGCATATCGGTGGCTGCGACGATATCCACGAACTGGATGCAGCAGGCAAACTCGACGAACTTCTGCAATAGTTATTAGTCATTGGTCATTATAAAAATACCTTTGACAACTGACAATTGACAACTGACAACTGACAATTGACAATTGACAACTGACAACTGACAACTGACAACTGACAACTAACAATTGACAACTGACAACTAACAACACCATGAAATTGGCATTTATCATTGACCCCATCCACAGACTCGATCCGGGTCACGATACCAGCGTGGCACTTATGGAAGCCGCACAACAGATGGGTCATGATGTTTGGGTAACAGAGGCCAGTCATCTGAGCGTATTGCATAGCAAAGCTTGGGCTACCTTAGAACGGGTGCATCTCACGCCTGTGCAGTTGGTGGAGGGGCGATGGGTGGTGCAGCAGCCTTGGTACGAACTGGCCGATCGCACTCTGCAACCCCTAGAGTCAATGGACGCGGTGTTCATGCGAACCGATCCGCCGGTAAATATTGCTTACCTCTATGCCACTTACATTCTCGATTATATAGACCCAGCAAAGACTCTGGTCATCAATTCTCCCAACGGATTGCGATCGGCAAACGAAAAAATGTATGCTTTGCAGTTTACCGGGGCAATTCCAGAAACTATTGTTAGCGCCGAAAAGCAGGTAATCCGGCAATTTACAGAAGAAAAAGGGGCGGCAATTCTCAAGCCTTTGGGGGGTAAGGCTGGTGAAGGTATATTATTTTTGGAACCAAGCGATCGCAATATCAACTCGATCGTCGAACTCAGTACCCTGCAAGGTCGCATTCCCGTCATGGTCCAAACCTACTTGCCAGCAGCGAAAGACGGAGACAAACGTATTATCCTCCTAAATGGGGAACCGATCGGTGCAGTCAACCGGATTCCCACTGGCAAGGAGTTTCGCGGCAATATGGCAGTTGGTGGTAGAGTAGCAGAAACGGAAATAACGGACAGAGAACGGGAAATCTGCTCCCAACTAGCACCAACTTTGCGACGAGATGGCTTGATTTTTGTTGGCATTGATGTTATAGGCGGCTACCTCACCGAAGTCAACGTCACCAGTCCCACAGGCATCCGGGAAATCGATCGGCTATCGGGAACTCGATTAGCTTATCAAGTAATTGAATGGGTGGAGAAACAAGCTAAGAAATAATGGAACTGGTTATTTTGTACGTTGTTGCGCTTTAGCGCTAAAGCGCAGCAACTTACCCCAACATCTCAAATAAAAAATTAAATCTCAAAAAACAAGCTTATGAACGGAGATATTAACAAAGAAGCGCGAACCTGGGGGATGTGGTGTCACCTATCTTCCATTGTGGTGTGGATACCAGTAATACTTTTAGGATTGTTAGGTATTCCCGTACCCATTCCATGTCTCAATATTTTAGCACCTTTGATAATTTGGCAGACTAAGAAAAATACGGATTCTTTTATTGATGTCCAGGGAAAAGAATCATTAAACTTTCAAATATCAATGCTTATCTATTCTTTGACAGGTGTAATTATAGTTATTTTTCTGAGTTTCGTAACCTGTGGTATTATTCTAAGTTCCAACACTAATGTATTAAACTCCCTGATAACAAGTTTGGCAATTGGAATAGTATCGGTCAGTTTATTATTGCTTATATTTCAGCTATTTGTAGTAATTTTTGCGGCCATTAAAGCCTATCGAGGTGAAGTATATCGTTATCCTTTCACGATCGTATTTTTAAGGTAAATTATGCAGTCTTACTCAAAGATGGAACAGTCTAAAATTGGCGTCGCACTTGTGGGAACTGGATTTGGTCAAAAAGTCCATATTCCGGGATTGCAAGCTCATCCTCGAACTGAGATTGTAGCAGTTTATCATCGGGATTTGCATAAGGCAAAAGATATTGCCTCTGCCAACAATATTCCCCATGCTTGCAACAAGATAGAAGATATTGTTGCTATCCCAGAAGTGCAAGGAGTCAGCATTTCAACACCGCCATTTACCCATTATGAAATGGCCAAGACAGTTTTGCAGGCTGGCAAGCATTTGTTATTAGAAAAACCGACAACTTTAGTGGCGAGTGAGGCAAGAGAATTATATCATTTAGCGATCCCCCCCAACCCCCCCTTAAAAAGGGGGGGAGAAGACAGAGAAGGGCAGCTTTCCCCCCCTTGGGTAAGGGGGGCTAGGGGGGATCAAAGTGCGATCGCCACAATGGATTTTGAATTTCGCTTCGTCCCCTCATGGCAAATGTTGGCAGAAATGTTATCAGCAGAATATGTCGGACAAAAGCGCCTGATTAAAATTGATTGGTTAGTGTCGAGTCGTGCCGATGCCACACGCCCTTGGAACTGGTATGCTCGTAAAGACCAAGGCGGTGGCGCACTAGGGGCAATAGGTTCCCACGCTTTTGATTACATCAGTTGGTTATTTGGGCCTGTACGGCGGTTGTGCGCCCAACTGAGTACATCAATTCCCACCAGACCCGATCCTACTACTGGTGAAATGAAGCCAGTTGATGCCGACGATAGCTGCACGATCGTGCTAGAGTTGGCAGATGGAACGCCCTGTCAGATTTGCATTAGTTCCGTGACATATCAGGGACGGGGACATTGGGTGGAAGTGTATGGCGATCGCGGTACGTTAGTCTTAGGCAGCGATAATCAGAAAGATTACGTGCATGGTTTTCGTCTTTGGGCTGCATCAGCAGGAAAACCCCTGACAGAGGTAGAAATTCCATCCCGGCTAAATTTTTCTCAAAATTACGCAGATGGAAGAATTGCACCTTTTATTAGAGTTGTTGACCAATGGGTGCAAGGGATTGATGCGCGTGAAGCAATGACACCCTCATTGCGAGAAGGTGTTTACTCTCAGTTATTGATGGATTTAGCCCATCAATCTAACAATATCAATCAATGGGTAGAAGTGCCCGATTTGGAAGATTTTCTTGCTGGTATAGCAAAGTGCTGAGTGCTTTAGTGCAACGGAAGCCCTGCAAACACAGTTGCTTCCTTGCGGAGAATAGCTCTATACTGTTCGGCTCTTCCGTATTTACTATGCTATTTGAGATCTTGAGCAGAGGAATAAAAATGTTATTTTTTTGAACAAAAGCATAACAACTCCGAAAAAGCCAAAAATTAGTGTTCTTATTCTTATCTGCGTTCATCTGCGTGTATCTGTCTTCATCTGCGGTAAAAATTTAACCAACGATGACAACATAAAATTTGACGATATCACTCATGTACTAACGATGCAATCGGACACAATATAACTCAACCCAACCTACAATTCCGATAAACTAAAAGTAGGTTGAGTTGAGGAACGAAACCCAACGCTGAGGATAATAGAGTTGGGTTTCGCTATCACTCAACCCAACCTACAATTCCGATAAACGGGATGTTGGGGTAGTAGATGATTGCGGTTGGGAAGAACTACTATCTTGTGCTTGTTGCTGATAGAAACCGACGACTTTTTCCACATAGGAAGAAGTAGCGCCACTGCTGCAACCTGTAGCATTGCCAGTCATCCACCAACAAGCAGTGCCCCGTACAGCTGCCGTTTCGTTATTATTATTGGCGCTATACTGCCTGTTTAACTCCCGTTGCATGATACACGACACAACCGTTCGTGCTGCTGTCGCGTCAGCCTCAAATTGTGCGGGTGTCAGTTCCTGTCCGATACATTGTTTAGACCAACTGGGAATAATGTTTGGTAAAACTTGCCATTGACTGAACATACCATCATTCGGTCGATTGGGTGGTGCAGCTTGCCGCAACGCTTCCACCATAGCAGCAACTTGATTATCGGAAACCAAGGCAATTGATGAAGATGATTGTGCTGTTGATTGCTGGGATGGTTGGGTTGAGGATTGGCGCTGGGGAGAAGATGAACGCTGCGCCGGAGGATTACTCCTTCCCGCCTGTTGCTGATAGAAACCCACAACTCTTTGCACATAAGTAGCCGTTGCGCCGCTATTGCAAGCTGTGGTACCAGTCATCCACCAACAAGCAACGTTGCGTGCAGATGCAGTTTCGTTGTTTCTAGTGGCGCGAAACTGCTTGTCTAACTCGCGTCGAACGATACACGCCACAGTATTGCGTGCCGCCGAGGCATCGGACTCAAATTGAGCGGGTGTGAGTTCCCGTCCGACACATTGTTTAGTCCAGCTGGGGATGATACCCGGTAAAACCTGCCATTGACTGAACATACCATCATTTGGTTTGTTGGGTGGTGCAGCTTGCCGCAGTGCTTCCAGCATTGCGTTTACCTTAGCATCAGAGACTTGTGCTTGAGCTGGCATTGCCCACAGTCCGACGCTAACCATCAGTCCGCCGAACAGTAGATGTCTTGCTTGCCTGATTAATTTGGAACTCATCTAAAACCTCGCGGGAGCATGGAAACCACCATCTTTTAAGTGGCTCTTGGAAATGCGACGCGGCATTTAAAAATGCCGTCCCCTTTTAGGGGTGGACAAGCAGAGGAATAGTGCTTGTCCAATTTCCCTGTATGCCGGGAACGCCTTGCTATTCCAGTAAAGTTAGCCGAACGCTAGCGCGTTCCGCTTCGCTAACGCCAATGTTATCGGTCGGTACTATCCAGACAGCACTGTCTTACCCCTCGTAAAACTGTTTAACCATCTGGTTCTAGAGCAGGAAGCTGGCTACGCACTTCCAGGTAGGAACTTAAACACTTGCCGATAACGTAGTCAGACGACTAAGGCTGGTCAGCTAACTGAAGGCGGTAGCATGATGCCCCGTCACTTCAGTGCGGGGTGCTGACTGGCGATACTCAGTTTTAATGCGACTGTCTTTAAGAAGGATTACTATGAACTGAATCAAATGCCTCTGTCAAAAGTATGATTTGTTGTCTCAATGCCGATCGTCAGAATCCCCAAAACCCTTATACCCACAAGTTTTGCCAGAGTTGTAGGACGCCATTGGTGTCACTGCTGCGAGGTCATTATCGCCCAGTCCAACTGCTGTCGGATCAGGGGGAATTTGGCCGAACTTATCTTGCATAGGAATAGCTCTATTATTGGGTTCGTTGGGTGGGGCATTGACCTATTTCGCTTTGAGTAAATGGGGCGCTCTTCCAGTTTTGAATCCCGCTCAAAGTCCAAATGAATAAGTTTTCGGAGTCAGCTAAACTACACTATGATTACAAAAGGAAGAGTTTATGAATTTTACACTTTAGTAGCGCTACTGGATGCACTGGGATTTCAAGTGGTAATCCCTCCCAAACAAATTATTCGATAAAACGCATGGAAGCACAACCAAGGGAGATTCGGCGTTACATTAAACCAGATGGCAGAGTTCCTTTCAGCGAGTGGATTGATTCCTTTCGCGATCGGAAAACGAGAGTTAATATCAACAAGAGGATTAGACGAGTTAGTGTTGGCAATTTGGGAGATTATCGGTCTGTTGGAGAAGGAGTTTGCGAACTCAAGATTAATTATAGCCCAGGTTACCGCGTTTACTTTGGACAAATAGGTTCAACAATTGTAATTCTCCTCTGTGGTGGGGATAAAAGCACTCAAGATCGAGATATTGACACAGCTAAAGAATACTGGAGAAACTACCATGAAAGAAGTGAAAATGCCGACGAGTGATAGCTGGCTGGATGCACTAATTGAATCGCTTAAAGACCCCGAAGAGGCTGCTGGCTATCTCAGTGTAGCTTTGGAACCAGAAGATCCTGAGCCTAAACTACTTCGGGCGGTACTCCAAGATGCGATCGATGCGCGTTTTAAGATGAATAATCTCTCGGATAAAGCTAAACTTTATCATCAGCAACTCGATAAAATTTTATTAGAAAACGGTGGTAAGGAAATTTACACCTTGGTATCTCTACTCGATGAACTAGGATTTCGGATTGAAGTAAAAATCAAAGATAATATCGACAATCAACATCTTTGATATCTCATTCCCGGTAACTGAGTTACCAAACCCATTAATTCTAACTGCAATAGCGCACTAGAAACAGAACCTGCTGCTAACCCAGCTTTTTGTATTATTAAATCAAAAGGCATTGCTTCCGAAGAAACTACCTGGAAAACTTGTTTTAATTCCGGTTCCAAATCCGGTAAAGGCGGCTGATTGGACGGCAAACATTGGGCAAATAAAGGCAGAGAACCTAAATTTTCTGTTTCTTTAATTGGTGTTGCGCCTAACATTTTTAGTAAGTCATCCAATTCTATAGGAATTGGTTTTGCACCTTGGACGAGCAAATTTAAACACCCATGAAAATTATAATCATCATTACGCGCACTGAGCGCATATACATCTCGACGAAAATCATTAGCAACCTGGGCGGTAATTAACGCCCCTGATTTTTTTGGTGCTTCCATGACTAACACTGCGCGACTTAAACCTGCAATAATACGATTACGGGCAGGGAAGCGAGTGCGATCGGGCGGCGTACCAGCTGAATACTCACTCAGCGCCAACCCATTACTTAAAATCTGTTCGTATAAATTGCGATTGTGCGACGGATAAACCACATCCACACCAGTACCAAAAACCGCCAGCGTTCGTCCACCCACCTCCAGACAGGCGCGATGCGCTTCGGTATCAATTCCATCTGCCATACCGGAAACGATCGTAAATCCCTGCTGGGCTAAAGCAGCGCTGATTCTGCGAGTCCAACGTATACCGTATTCTGAAGGTTGACGAGTACCCACAATCCCCACTGTTGGCGTTATACCTTGATTTTCCTGGGGTTGAACTTTGCCTCGGTAGTACATCACTGCTGGCGGATTGGGAGTTTCCAGCATCAAGCGGGGATATTCCGCATCAGCTGGTGTCCAAAAATAAGGGTTTTTCTGTAGGTGCTGCTGAAGGAATTTTTCGGGGTCGATTTGCGATCGCTTTCCCACCACCGCCTCAACCGTCTTAGCCCCAAAACCCTCCACTTCCCTAAGTTTAGCTGGAGTAGCTTCCCAAGCCGCCGCCAGAGTGCCAAAATGCTGTTGCAGTCGCTTCAGCAAAATCGGGCCAACTCCAGAAATTTGCGACCAAACTAGCCAAAATGTCCGTTCTTCCACCAATTACCTAGCTCACTCCATTCTATCTTTAGCCCGCGCAGGCGGGCTTTGTTTGTATAGCCCCACCCTTTAGGGTGTGGGACGCTGTTGTTTAAGATAAACAAAAACCGACTTATCGCCGATATCCGGTGGAATCGCTTGCACCACTTTCCGCAGCGCAAACACCACGAACAAAATAGCCCATACTCCCAGTAAAACCTGTTCTGATTGCACGGGCAAGAAGCCAGACAAATGTCCCAGCAGCAGCAAAGGAACCAGCGGCATCAGCACCTTTGTTTCCAATCGGTTGAAGCAAAAAGCCTCTTTAAAATAAATCCCTGTTAACGCCGCAAAGATAAAACCAATCCCCAAAATAGTTACTGGGTGGTTGTAAACAGTTAGCGCCAGAGGTTCGCCAGCTTGCACAGCCAGCACAACAGACGCCGCAACACCGATCGCCCAAAATATTTGCAATACTCGGTGTAGCAGTCCTAGATATATGTGGATGGTGAGTAAGCTGACGCCCAACCCCAGACAGAAACAAACATATAGAGGTGTCAGCGCGTTCAGAACCGTTGGGGTATTGCCCAGCCATAGCACCAGCCAGCTAGCCAGCGCAAAGCTGAGAGCTGCTACCATTAAGCCAGCACGGTAAATGATGACGCCAGTGCGATCGTCCTTCGTAATCGTAAAATTCCCAAACTGACCTTGGTAAACCAGCTGTTCGGATTCCTGTAGTTGAGTCATAATTTTCTCACGTCGCTTGCTGTATATCTGTTGGTTCTCTTGACAAAAAGCTAAAGTTTCACGCTCTTTTGTGCCGATTCGATTACATTTAAATCAGGGAGTTCAATCAAAGAGCTACCATAAACGAATGGCAAAGAATAATAAAACTGTTCTGGCACTAACCTTGCTAGTAATTGCAGGTCTGTTCAGTATAGCTGCCGGTCTTGTCTGGTTGGGATTCCAGCTAAGTAAGTCAAACTCTGGGACTACAACCCCTCCCCCAGTCAACCCAGTCAACACACCCACTAATTTTACCTCAATCGATCGAGTACCGCTCAACTCGACTCGCAATGTCGATTACAGTAAATTGCGGGACTACCTGAAGCAAAAAGACTGGCGTCAAGCTGACCGAGAAACCTACGAACGGATGCTAGACGCCGCTGGCCCAAAGTCACAAGCCAAAGGTTTTACCCCTCTAGATGAAATGGAGAATCTCTCCTGTACTGATTTAAAAACGATTGACAATCTTTGGAGTACAGCCAGTAAAGGTCAGCAGGGTTTTACCACTCAACAGGACATTTTAAGGGCACTGGGCGACTATCGAAAGATGTATGCCCAGGTTGGATGGGAAGATGAAAAAGGTCAGAAGCTAATGGATTGGAACTATAATGCCCAAATCAAAAGAATGGAGTATAAAGTAGGGAAGGAGCCAAACTTTAAAAACCCTCCCCCCGGTCACCTTCCAACTGCGGAAAGAGAGTATAACTTTGACGTTTCTCTCAATGCGGCGCTGAAAAGGTGTAGCTTTTAAAAGCTGATTAACTGATGGATGTAAATAACTATGATTCGACGCCTAGTTAAATCATTATGGCTACTAGCACTGTTGATTGCTATCCTGATTCCCTTCACCGCCGATGCCCAAACTCGCCCACATCTTCCTTATGAAGATGTGGGAGCCTGTCCCTTTGAGTGCTGTACGTACCGCGAATGGATCGTAAATAAAAGTACACCGATTCATCGAAACCGGAATAATAACTCACCAGTGGTTTTTACAGTCGCCCCACGCGATCGCGTTCAAGGCGTTACCGGAGTCGTAATTACTACCCAATCAGGAGAAATCAGAATCACCAGACCAATAACTATTCAAGATTATACAGGATCGCAAGGCACCAATACCTCCAGAGCTATTCAAGCTCGC
Encoded here:
- a CDS encoding XDD4 family exosortase-dependent surface protein, with the protein product MLNSKLTISALKHLTLGVSALALVAAGQISRADAASIQFTGTGTNPASGGASNALGASVLFDDLLNPGKLTITLTNTGPGASVPSDVLTSVFWDYNGTAFSGLSLDSATAPTVVGGTPGTNVNLKALDEWKLPNTGNGTTNLPGITQNYGLGTAGLGIFQGGGGQQFNYAIISGYDNPNPAVSGGTFVKNAATFVLSGLPSGFDISKLGNVRFQYGTNLSEPSFVASSMNYTGNPTPPPPPPTGGGGGGPTKIPEPSTVMGLLLAGAAGIRLTKKQLNSVKA
- the grxC gene encoding glutaredoxin 3, whose protein sequence is MAANIEIYTWRTCPFCIRAKALLKQKGVEFTEYSIDGDWEAKAKMSERANGRTSVPQIFINDQHIGGCDDIHELDAAGKLDELLQ
- the gshB gene encoding glutathione synthase, with amino-acid sequence MKLAFIIDPIHRLDPGHDTSVALMEAAQQMGHDVWVTEASHLSVLHSKAWATLERVHLTPVQLVEGRWVVQQPWYELADRTLQPLESMDAVFMRTDPPVNIAYLYATYILDYIDPAKTLVINSPNGLRSANEKMYALQFTGAIPETIVSAEKQVIRQFTEEKGAAILKPLGGKAGEGILFLEPSDRNINSIVELSTLQGRIPVMVQTYLPAAKDGDKRIILLNGEPIGAVNRIPTGKEFRGNMAVGGRVAETEITDREREICSQLAPTLRRDGLIFVGIDVIGGYLTEVNVTSPTGIREIDRLSGTRLAYQVIEWVEKQAKK
- a CDS encoding DUF4870 domain-containing protein; translated protein: MNGDINKEARTWGMWCHLSSIVVWIPVILLGLLGIPVPIPCLNILAPLIIWQTKKNTDSFIDVQGKESLNFQISMLIYSLTGVIIVIFLSFVTCGIILSSNTNVLNSLITSLAIGIVSVSLLLLIFQLFVVIFAAIKAYRGEVYRYPFTIVFLR
- a CDS encoding Gfo/Idh/MocA family protein, which gives rise to MEQSKIGVALVGTGFGQKVHIPGLQAHPRTEIVAVYHRDLHKAKDIASANNIPHACNKIEDIVAIPEVQGVSISTPPFTHYEMAKTVLQAGKHLLLEKPTTLVASEARELYHLAIPPNPPLKRGGEDREGQLSPPWVRGARGDQSAIATMDFEFRFVPSWQMLAEMLSAEYVGQKRLIKIDWLVSSRADATRPWNWYARKDQGGGALGAIGSHAFDYISWLFGPVRRLCAQLSTSIPTRPDPTTGEMKPVDADDSCTIVLELADGTPCQICISSVTYQGRGHWVEVYGDRGTLVLGSDNQKDYVHGFRLWAASAGKPLTEVEIPSRLNFSQNYADGRIAPFIRVVDQWVQGIDAREAMTPSLREGVYSQLLMDLAHQSNNINQWVEVPDLEDFLAGIAKC
- a CDS encoding 4-Cys prefix domain-containing protein — translated: MICCLNADRQNPQNPYTHKFCQSCRTPLVSLLRGHYRPVQLLSDQGEFGRTYLA
- a CDS encoding type II toxin-antitoxin system RelE/ParE family toxin gives rise to the protein MEAQPREIRRYIKPDGRVPFSEWIDSFRDRKTRVNINKRIRRVSVGNLGDYRSVGEGVCELKINYSPGYRVYFGQIGSTIVILLCGGDKSTQDRDIDTAKEYWRNYHERSENADE
- a CDS encoding DNA-binding protein, with the translated sequence MKEVKMPTSDSWLDALIESLKDPEEAAGYLSVALEPEDPEPKLLRAVLQDAIDARFKMNNLSDKAKLYHQQLDKILLENGGKEIYTLVSLLDELGFRIEVKIKDNIDNQHL
- the dprA gene encoding DNA-processing protein DprA yields the protein MVEERTFWLVWSQISGVGPILLKRLQQHFGTLAAAWEATPAKLREVEGFGAKTVEAVVGKRSQIDPEKFLQQHLQKNPYFWTPADAEYPRLMLETPNPPAVMYYRGKVQPQENQGITPTVGIVGTRQPSEYGIRWTRRISAALAQQGFTIVSGMADGIDTEAHRACLEVGGRTLAVFGTGVDVVYPSHNRNLYEQILSNGLALSEYSAGTPPDRTRFPARNRIIAGLSRAVLVMEAPKKSGALITAQVANDFRRDVYALSARNDDYNFHGCLNLLVQGAKPIPIELDDLLKMLGATPIKETENLGSLPLFAQCLPSNQPPLPDLEPELKQVFQVVSSEAMPFDLIIQKAGLAAGSVSSALLQLELMGLVTQLPGMRYQRC
- a CDS encoding DUF2301 domain-containing membrane protein, which codes for MTQLQESEQLVYQGQFGNFTITKDDRTGVIIYRAGLMVAALSFALASWLVLWLGNTPTVLNALTPLYVCFCLGLGVSLLTIHIYLGLLHRVLQIFWAIGVAASVVLAVQAGEPLALTVYNHPVTILGIGFIFAALTGIYFKEAFCFNRLETKVLMPLVPLLLLGHLSGFLPVQSEQVLLGVWAILFVVFALRKVVQAIPPDIGDKSVFVYLKQQRPTP
- a CDS encoding GUN4 domain-containing protein; the encoded protein is MAKNNKTVLALTLLVIAGLFSIAAGLVWLGFQLSKSNSGTTTPPPVNPVNTPTNFTSIDRVPLNSTRNVDYSKLRDYLKQKDWRQADRETYERMLDAAGPKSQAKGFTPLDEMENLSCTDLKTIDNLWSTASKGQQGFTTQQDILRALGDYRKMYAQVGWEDEKGQKLMDWNYNAQIKRMEYKVGKEPNFKNPPPGHLPTAEREYNFDVSLNAALKRCSF